GATGGAGTAGATATTGTTATCCATGCTGCTGCAATGAAGCACGTAGATGCATGTGAATATAATCCATTTGAAGCAATTAAAACTAATATACATGGTGCACAAAATATTGTAGAAGCAGCAATTGATCGTGGAGTAGAGAAGGTAATTGCATTATCTACTGATAAAGCATGTTCGCCTGTAAACTTGTATGGTGCAACAAAATTAGCATCGGATAAGTTATTCGTAGCTGCCAACGCGTATGTTGGGGAAAAGAAAACACAGTTCTCGGTAGTTAGGTATGGTAACGTGGTGGGGAGTAGAGGTAGTGTAGTACCATTCTTCCAAAAAATTAAGCATACTGGTCGAGTGCCAATAACTGATGAGCGTATGACTCGCTTCTGGATTACGCTAGATCAAGGAGTTCAGTTTGTGTTCGATAATTTAGAACGTATGAAGGGCGGCGAAATTTTCGTCCCTAAAATTCCAAGTATGAATATTATGGATTTAGCAAAAGCTATTGCGCCTGAATGTGATATTGACTTTATTGGTATTCGTCCGGGTGAAAAATTACATGAGGCAATGATTATGGAAGATGATGCGCGTCATACGGTTGAATATGATACGTATTATGCAATTTTACCTGAGTTGTCTTGGTGGGAAGAAGAAAATAATGGTGAAGGTAAATCATTACCAGAAGGCTTTGCATATACTAGTGATAATAATACGGAATGGCTAAAAGTTGATGAATTAAAGGAATTAGTTGGTGAAATGTAGTCTTTTGACTACATTTTTTTTAAATGAAAGAAGGCATACATATGAAAAAAAATCTAATGAAGCTTATAGATGTAACTGAAGAACATATAGAGTTAATTTATAATTGGAGAAACCAACCTAACATCCGTTCGGTTATGTACGATAGCGAACCTATAAATTGGGATAAGCATGTAGCTTGGTTTAACTCCATTTTAAAAAATGATATGAAATATGTAAAAATATTTATCTATGATCAAGTACCGTATGGAGTGGGCAATTTCAGCCTTAAAAATAAAAAAAACGAGATCGGTGAGTGGGGCTTTTATATTGGAGAACAAAATGCCCCTAAGGGAATGGGAACAGCTTTAGCTTACAAAATGTTAGAATATATTTTTGAAGATTTAAATATTCGGAAATTATGTGCTGAAGTACTTGAATTTAATGAGAAAAGTATAAGATTCCATGAAAAAGTTGGTTTTCAAAAAGAGGGCATATTAAGAGAACATATATATCTAAACAATTGCTACTGTAATATACATTTATTTAGTTACTTTAAAAAAGACTGGAATAAATCAAAAGCTCAGCTAGAGAAATATTTTAATTAAGGAGGGGTCTTAATGGAAACTATTACGATTATCCAGGCGAGAATGGGCTCGACACGTTTGCCTGGAAAAATTTTAAAACCTCTTGGTGATGTCGATGTACTAAGCTATAACGTTGCACGTTGTCGAGCGATTAAAGGAGTGAGTGAAGTTATAGTTGCTACAAGTTGTCTATTACAAGATGATGAGATAGCAGGGTGGTGTGAAAAAAACGGAGTAAAATACTTTAGAGGTTCGGAAGATGACGTTTTAGAACGCTATGTGCAGTGTGCACAAGTATATAACCCGGATTATATTATGCGAGTTACATCTGACTGTCCATTTGTTGATTACGAGGTGGCTAGTGAAATTGTTGAATTGATGGAACGTGAACGTAAAGATGTAGTAATTCTTGAAGGTGAATTACCTCGAGGATTGGCGGTTGAACTTATTTCATATGAAGCGCTACTTCGAATAAACGAGCAAGGTAAAGAATCGAGGCATAGAGAACATGTTACTTATTATGCATATGAATTTAAAGAGCAATTTGAAACAGCAATTTATAAAACACCTTTAAATCGCCGTTCTCCGGAGCTTCGTATAACGCTTGATACAGAAGAAG
This genomic window from Solibacillus sp. FSL R5-0449 contains:
- the pseB gene encoding UDP-N-acetylglucosamine 4,6-dehydratase (inverting) codes for the protein MKDKVVLVTGGTGSFGKKFTKKALELGVKKLIIFSRDELKQYEMKQEFQDDRIRFFIGDVRDKERLYRAFDGVDIVIHAAAMKHVDACEYNPFEAIKTNIHGAQNIVEAAIDRGVEKVIALSTDKACSPVNLYGATKLASDKLFVAANAYVGEKKTQFSVVRYGNVVGSRGSVVPFFQKIKHTGRVPITDERMTRFWITLDQGVQFVFDNLERMKGGEIFVPKIPSMNIMDLAKAIAPECDIDFIGIRPGEKLHEAMIMEDDARHTVEYDTYYAILPELSWWEEENNGEGKSLPEGFAYTSDNNTEWLKVDELKELVGEM
- the pseH gene encoding UDP-4-amino-4,6-dideoxy-N-acetyl-beta-L-altrosamine N-acetyltransferase; its protein translation is MKKNLMKLIDVTEEHIELIYNWRNQPNIRSVMYDSEPINWDKHVAWFNSILKNDMKYVKIFIYDQVPYGVGNFSLKNKKNEIGEWGFYIGEQNAPKGMGTALAYKMLEYIFEDLNIRKLCAEVLEFNEKSIRFHEKVGFQKEGILREHIYLNNCYCNIHLFSYFKKDWNKSKAQLEKYFN
- a CDS encoding glycosyltransferase family protein, which produces METITIIQARMGSTRLPGKILKPLGDVDVLSYNVARCRAIKGVSEVIVATSCLLQDDEIAGWCEKNGVKYFRGSEDDVLERYVQCAQVYNPDYIMRVTSDCPFVDYEVASEIVELMERERKDVVILEGELPRGLAVELISYEALLRINEQGKESRHREHVTYYAYEFKEQFETAIYKTPLNRRSPELRITLDTEEDYDLLVEVANHFNDPLISSAEVIYFLKNTPKVASINAHIEQKPVV